One stretch of Arachis duranensis cultivar V14167 chromosome 1, aradu.V14167.gnm2.J7QH, whole genome shotgun sequence DNA includes these proteins:
- the LOC107469180 gene encoding probable calcium-binding protein CML15, which translates to MSEIQIRQLNQLREIFARFDMDSDGSLTMLELAALLRSLGMKPSGDQLQALLKRMDSNGNGSVEFDELVRAIMPDMDAQILLNQEQLLAMFKCFDRDGNGYISAAELAGAMAKMGQPLTYRELTEMIKEADTDGDGVISFNEFAAIMSRSASDFLGLKKKTSSLD; encoded by the coding sequence ATGTCGGAGATTCAAATCCGGCAACTTAATCAGTTGAGGGAGATATTCGCTCGCTTCGACATGGATTCAGACGGAAGTCTGACCATGTTGGAGCTAGCGGCACTCCTAAGGTCACTCGGGATGAAACCCTCGGGTGACCAACTTCAAGCACTGCTTAAAAGGATGGACTCCAATGGCAATGGCTCTGTCGAGTTTGATGAACTGGTCAGAGCCATAATGCCGGACATGGATGCTCAGATTCTGCTTAATCAAGAACAGTTACTTGCCATGTTTAAGTGCTTTGATCGCGACGGCAACGGCTATATCTCGGCTGCCGAGTTGGCCGGTGCAATGGCGAAGATGGGCCAGCCGTTAACGTACCGCGAGCTGACTGAGATGATCAAGGAGGCTGACACGGATGGTGATGGTGTTATCAGCTTCAATGAATTTGCAGCTATCATGTCTCGCTCTGCATCTGATTTCTTAGGACTCAAGAAGAAAACAAGTTCATTGGACTAA
- the LOC107471871 gene encoding uncharacterized protein LOC107471871: protein MSSATVAPSSILEPEQQQQAESSGSAWHSSGSVAPFFVVISVLAILAVISCYLGRRLNGRAPTPLESITGRGCFGWVKRMCQRCSGSNEAEVGGVGAKVMACNVIDECNNNKVKVNGEVVHHNLTPV, encoded by the coding sequence ATGTCATCAGCAACGGTAGCACCTTCTTCAATTCTAGAACCAGAGCAGCAGCAACAAGCAGAATCTAGTGGAAGTGCATGGCATTCATCTGGATCTGTAGCTCCATTCTTTGTTGTGATCTCAGTGCTTGCCATTCTGGCCGTGATTTCTTGCTATTTGGGCCGGAGATTGAACGGAAGGGCGCCGACGCCTTTGGAGAGCATCACCGGCAGGGGATGCTTTGGGTGGGTGAAGAGGATGTGTCAACGGTGCAGTGGAAGCAATGAGGCTGAAGTTGGTGGTGTTGGAGCTAAGGTTATGGCTTGTAATGTCATTGATGagtgtaataataataaggtcAAAGTCAACGGTGAGGTTGTTCATCACAATCTTACCCCtgtttga